GAGACGCAGGCCTCGTTCGACCTCATCTGCTCGCCGGTCGACGTCACGGACCTGGAGGGGGAGATCCGCCTCCTCGAGGAGATCGTGGATTTCGATGCGGACGAGATCCTGGAGAAGATCCGGGCCGCCAGGAAGTCCAACCCCTTCACCGCGATCACGGTGGCGCGGGACCTCCGCTTCGAGCAAGTGTCGGTCGTCGAGTTCAACCGCGAGACGCTCTCGGGGTTCACGGTTCAGGTGGAGGCGAAGCGCAGTTATCCGTACGGCCCTGCTTTTGCGCACGCCCTGGGATACGTGGGCGAAACGAGCCAGGAAGAACTGGAGCAGTCCGGGGACGAGCGGCTCGCAAGGGGGGACATCGTCGGGAAATACGGGCTGGAGCGTCGCGAGGACGATGTCCTCCGGGGGACCAACGGGGGGCATCACGTGGAGGTGGACGCCGCGGGAAGGGACAAGCGGCTGGTGGACGAGGTTCCTCCCCGGGCGGGCGGGATCGTCCACACGACCCTCGACGCGGACCTTCAGAAGGCGGCCGAGGAGGCAATGGAGAAGCGCGCGGGGGCGGTGATCGCGATGGTCCCCAGGACCGGGGACATCCTGGCGTTCGTCTCCGCTCCCGCCTTCGACCCGAACATCTTTTCACGGGGAATCCGGAAGAGCGAGTGGCGGGCCCTGNNNNNNNNNNNNNNNNNNNNNNNNNNNNNNNNNNNNNNNNNNNNNNNNNNNNNNNNNNNNNNNNNNNNNNNNNNNNNNNNNNNNNNNNNNNNNNNNNNNAGGGCTCCAGGACCCGAAGGCCACGGTCCTGTGCCCGGGGTACCTTCAGATCGGAAACCGGAGCTTCCGGTGCTGGAGGGAGAAGGGGCACGGGACGGTGGACATGTACAAGGCGATCGTGCAGTCGTGCGACGTTTATTTCTATACGATGGGACTCAGGCTCGGGCCGGACCGGATCGCGAAGCTGGAGAAGGAAGCCGGGCTCGGCACGATCACGGGGATCGACCTGCCGGGAGAGAGGAAGGGGCTTGTGCCCGACACGGAGTGGAAGCGGAAGGTGTCGAAGGAGCGGTGGTACGATTCGGAGAGGGCGATCCTGGGCATCGGCCAGGGGGCGATCCACGTCACGCCGCTGGAGATGCTGGCCGGTTATTCCACGATTGCGGCCGGCGGAGAGGTAATGCGTCCCCGCCTTGTCCGAAAGATCGTGGGGATGGACGGCAAGGAGAAGGAGATCCCTCCCCAGCTCCTCCGGAAGATCCCGTGGAAGCCCGAGGACATCGCCTTCATCCGCCGCGCCCTCGCGGGTGTCGTCAATGATTACGGGACGGGCGGCGCGGCCAAGCTCCCTGGAATCGAGGTGGGGGGAAAGACCGGGACGGCGCAGGTGGCGACCGTCAAGGGGAAGATGATCAAGTCCGAGAACCTGCCCTACCTGATCCGTGACCACGCCTGGTTCGCGGGATTCGCGCCCGTGGCCGACCCCGAGATCTGCGTCGTGGCGATGATGGAGCACGGGGGGCACGGCGGATCCGCCGCCGCTCCCGTCGTCAAGGCGGTGATGCAGGAGTACTTCCGGAAGAAACAGGTCGAGAAGGCGCAGGAGGGGAAATGATCCGGCGGGGAAAAATGGCGAGGCTGGACTGGCCGATTCTTCTGCTGGCCCTTCTCCTGTGCGGCGTGGGCCTGCTCAACGTGTACAGCGGGACAAGGGTGATCGGCACGCCGGGCCTGCCGCTCTTCGTCAAGCAGTTGGTCTGGATCTGCCTGGGGATACTGGCCTTCTTCTCCTTCTACCTGATGAGCGACGGTTTCATCGAGGAGATTGCCTGGCCCGTCTTCTGGGGGGCCCTTGCGATCCTGGTCGTCGTGCTCGTCGCCGGCAAGATCCGGGGGGGCGCCCAGAGATGGATCTCGCTGGGGGCATTCAATTTCCAGCCCTCGGAGTTCGCCAAAGTCGCGGTGGTCCTGGCGCTCGCGAAGTACTTCGCCGACCGCTACCATTACGACGGGATCGGCTTCTCGGAGACCGTGCCCGCCATCGGATTGGTGATCCTTCCCTTCCTCCTGGTCGGGCTCCAGCCTGACCTGGGGACGGCAGGGGTGTTCATGATCATCCTGGTGGGGATGATCGTGGTCGCGTGCGTGAAGGGGAGGGTGCTCCTCTTCATGGGGGGCGCGGGTGCGCTCGCGGTCCCGGGGCTCTGGTTCGTGATGAAGGACTACCAGAAGCAGCGGGTCCTCACGTTCCTGGACCCGGAGCGGGACTCCCTGGGCGCGGGGTACCACGTCATCCAGTCGAAGATCGCGGTAGGGTCCGGAGGATTCCTCGGCAAGGGATATCTGCACGGAACGCAGGGGTCCCTGCGGTTCCTCCCGGAGCAGCACACGGATTTTGCGTTCGCCGTACTGGCGGAGGAGTGGGGATTCGTCGGAGCGCTGGTCCTGCTCGTCCTGTTCCTCTGCCTCGTTTACCGGGGATTCCACCTGGCCTCCCGGTCGCAGCACCGGTTCGCGTCGTTCGCGTGCGGGGGGATCACCGTGTACTTCCTGGCCCACGTCACCATCAACCTGGCGATGGTGTGCGGACTGTTCCCGGTGGTGGGGATCCCGCTGCCTTTCGTCAGCTACGGCGGGTCGTCGATGCTGACGAACATGATGGCGCTGGGGATCATGGCCAACCTGGCGAGGAGCCGCTTCACGTTTCAGGGAGGGGGGGAGCGCTCGATAAGCGCTTGATCTCGGAAACGATGTCGGCGGAAAGGGAAGGGGAGGCGCCGATCCACCGTTTGAACACCTTCCCCTCCCGGTCCGTCAGGAGGAGGATGGGGGCCTGTTCCGGGCCGAACTGTTCCCGGAAGGTGCGCGGGAGGGCGACGACGTTCATCACCGGCAGGGTTCCGGCATTCGGGAGAGGGGGCTGTCGCAGGGGCTCGACCTCCGCCGTCCCTTCACTGCCGAGGAGCCGCTCGCGGTCGAACCGTACCCGGTAGACGCGCACCGACCCTTCGGGGATCTCCCGGGAGGCGTCCCGGATCGATTTCCAGGTATCCGCGCACGGCGGACACCAGACGTAATCGAGGAAGATGAGCCGGAACGGCTCCGGGGACTCGGGCAGGCCCGACTGCGGCTGCCCCGAGGCATCGACGAAAACAGGCTTCTGCGAGGGGAACGGGACGGACCCGACGGGAAAGCTTTTCGGACCGCACGCTGCGCAGAGGAGCGCCGCGAGGAGACCCGCAAGCGCCCTGCTCTGAGGCTTGCGAGGGGGGACACTCCTGGTTTCCTCGCCGAGAAAACCAGGAGTGTCCCCCGCCATTACAGGTTCTTCTGGATCAGCTGGACGATACTGGACTTCGGGTTGACGCCCACCATCTGTCCCTTGATCTGGCCTTCCTTGAACAGGATGAGAGTGGGGATTCCCCGAACGCCGAACTGCGAGGCGATGTCGGGGCTGTCGTCCACGTTTACCTTGGCGATGCGCACCTTCCCTTCCATCTCCTTTGCGACTTCCTCAAGGATGGGGGCGATGACTCTGCACGGGCCGCACCAGGGCGCCCAGAAATCCACCAGAACCGGGGTCTGGCCGCTGTCCACGGTCGACTTGAAATTCCCGCTGTTCAGTTCCAGGATGTTACCTGCCATTCTCTTCCTCACTTTCCGCGCTTCGCGAGTTCCTTTTTCATGCAGAGGTCCATCACTACAGGGATTCCCGCCCGCTCCAGCCGGTCGCGGGCAGTGAAGTTGACGACGCCCTCCTGCATCCAGAAGAACCGTGCCCCGATGCGGATGGCTTCCTCCGCAATCGGCGGGACCGCCTCGGATTTCCGGAACACGTCGACCAGGTCCACGCGCACCGGGATGTCGGATAACGATTGGTAGGCTTTCTCCCTCAACACCTCGGCGAGGAAGGGATTCACGGGGATGACCCGGTAGCCCTTTTCCTGGAGGTACCGTGCAACGGCGTGGCTCGGACGCTCCGGCTTGTCGGAGAGGCCGACTACCGCTACGGTTTTTGCCTCCGAGAGGATCCTGTCGATCACCGCATCCACGGATGATTCCCTTCGTTCGTTAACGGAATAGATGCGCAACATGCTACAACGGTTTTTCCCGAAAGGAAAGGCAACGATGCCCCACCAACGAGGGATTCTTGACAGCGACAGGTCGGAAAAGCGATTATGATCCCCTATCCTTTCCGGAGGGACCTCCGTGCAGGAAGCGATCGCGAAAATATTGAAGGAAGGGGCGGACCTGCGCCTTCAGATGATGGAGACGATGACCGGCGGTATCCTGGAGGCCGCCCAGGCGATCGCCCATGCGTTCAGGGGGGGGCGGAAGGTCCTGCTGTTCGGAAACGGCGGCAGCGCCGCGGACTCCCAGCACATCGCGGCGGAGTTCATGAACCGCTTTCAGATCGAGCGCCCTCCTCTTCCCGCGATCGCGCTGACCACGGACACCTCCCTGCTGACCAGCATCTCGAACGATTACGCGTTCGACGAGGTGTTCAGCAAGCAGGTCAAGGCCCTCGGGAAGAAGGGAGACATCGCGATCGGCATCTCCACGAGCGGCAACTCGGCCAACGTGCTGAAGGCCCTCCGCGTGGCGAGGAAGTTGGGGATGGTCACGATCGCACTCACGGCCGAGGGCGGCAAGATCGCTTCGAACGCCGACATCGCCCTGGCCGTCCCCTCCCGGAGCACCCCCCGCATCCAGGAGGCTCACATCACCATCGGACACATCCTCTGCGACCTGACGGACACCCTCCTCTTCCGGCAGGTCGGCAAACGATGAGCGGCGTCGACCCGACCCGCCTCCGCAGGACGTCGCTCTACTCGCGAAAGAGCAAGGTCACGTTCAAGGGATTCGGCGCCCCGGTCCGGAAGGGGATCTCGTTCACCGATTTCCTCGCGGGTCTTCCCGACTACCTTGCGGCGAAGGACTTCGGGGCGGTGGTCGGTGCGGTGGCGGCCGCGAAGAAGCGGGGCGCTCCCGTCCTCCTCGGAATCGGCGCGCATTTCATCAAGGTCGGGCTCTCCCCCCTCCTCATCCAGGGGCTCGAGAGGGGGCTGTTCGACTGCGTTTCGATGAACGGCGCCGGGGTGATCCACGACACGGAGCTGGCGCTGGCCGGAAAAACCTCCGAGGACGTGACCGAACAGCTCTCCGACGGCTCCTTCGGGATGGCCCGGGAGACGGCCCAGTTCATCCATTCCGCCCTGGCGTCGGGGGTCCCCGAGGGGCTGGGATTCGGCGAGTCGGTGGGGAAGGCCATCGCTGCGTCCCGGGCCCGGTATCGACGCAGGAGTCTCCTGGCGGCGGCGTGGCGGCTGAACGTGCCGGTGACCATCCATGTCTGCATCGGTTCGGATATCATCCACATGCACCCGGAGGCGGACGGCGCCGCGATGGGCGAAGCCTCCCAGAGGGATTTTCGCCGGTTCTGCGAGATGGTTTGCCGCCTGGAACGGGGGGTTTATCTGAACGTCGGCTCCGCGGTGGTCCTGCCCGAGGTCTTCCTGAAAGCCGTGGCTGTCGCGCGGAACCTCGGCAGGCCGCTCTCCCGGATCACCACCGTGAACATGGACTTCATCCGCCATTACCGTCCCGACGTCAACGTCGTGACCCGCCCCACGCTCCAGGGCGGGAAGGGGTACCACCTGATCGGCCCCCACGAGATCCTCTTCCCGCTCCTCATGGCGGCCGTGGCCGAGAAGCTGTGGTAGCCGCACTCTGCGCCGGGATCATGTCGGGAACCTCGGCGGACGGGGCCGACATCGCTTTCGCCTCCTTCTCGCCCGTGCGCGGAAACATCGCCTGCCGGTTCCGCAGCTTTTATTCCGTCCCGTATCCCCGGGACCTCCGCGAGCGGGTCCTGCGGATCTCCGAAGCGAGGGAGGCCGACAAGGAGGAGCTTTGCCGTCTTTCGATGACCCTCGGGGATTTTTTCGCCTCCGCGCTCGAAAAGGCGTTTGCGTACCTTGAGATCCGGCCGGAAGAGGTGGCGGCCGTCGGCTGCCATGGGCAGACGGTTGGGCACTATCCCGTCAAGCGGCGCGGCTTCCTGAAGGAGACCGGGGCGTCCCTGCAAATCGGCGAACCCTCCTTCCTCGCGCAACGGACGGGGATCACCGTGGTATCGGACTTTCGCCCGGCGGACATTGCGGCGGGTGGCATGGGCGCACCGCTTGTGCCGGCCTTTCTCGGGATCCTGCTGCGGGGACGGGGTTGCTTCTCCTCCTTTCAGAACCTCGGCGGGATCGGGAACGCCACCGTGGTGAGCCCTCAGGGGAAGGTCCTCGCCGCTTTCGACACGGGGCCGGGGAACCTGCTGATCGACGGCGCGGTCCGCCGGCTTTCGGCCGGGCGCAGAACGATGGACAAGAACGGCGCCTGGGCACTGCGGGGAACGGTGCAGGAGAAGTTCCTCGCCGGCCTGATCCGGGGGGACCGGTTCATCGCGCTTCCGCCCCCCAAGAGCACCGGGCGGGAGCGGTACGGCCGGCCGCGCCTGGAGAAGATCATCGCCTCGGCGCGGAAAGAGGGCCTCTCCCGGGAGGATCTCCTCGCCACGCTCACCGCCTACACCGCCGAGACCGTCCGGCTGGCGTTCGATCGCTACGTCCTGCCGAAATGGCCCGTGAAGGAGATCTTCCTGGGAGGCGGCGGGGGAAAGAACCCGGCGCTTGCGGCGTTCCTCGCGGCGCGGATGCCGGGACTCAAGATCCGGGCGACCGAGACGCTCGGACTTCCCCCGCAGTACATCAAAGCCGCGGCATTCGCTTTCCTTGCCTACCTTGCCCTTTGCCGCCAGACGGGGAACGTTCCCGTCGCCACCGGCGGGAATCCAGCGGTGCTCGGGAAAATCTCGCCGGGGTCTCGGGGGACATTCATGAGGGTGTCCCCCCCAAGTTAAATCGCTGTTTCCTCGCCGGGCTTGAGCACGACGACGCGGGTTCCCGGGGCGACCTTCTTCATCTCCGCGACGAACCGGTCGGCGTTGGGCTCGAGGATCGGGAACGTCCCGAAGTGCATCGGGATGACCGTCTTCGCCTGGAGCAGGGAAGCCGCCTTCGCGGCCTGGCGGTAATCCATGGTGAAGACGGAGCCGATGGGAAGCAGCGCCACATCGATCGGATACAGTTCCCCGATGAGCGACATCCCCGCGAAGATCCCGGTGTCCCCCGAGTGATAGAGGGTCGTGCCCGATGGGGTCTTGATGACATATCCCACCGGCGCTCCGAGGGAGCAGGAGTGCCTCGCCTCGGTCATGGTGAAGGAGAAGCCGTCGAGGACCACGGTCCCTCCGACGTTCATCCCCACTCCTCCGTGAAGGAGCTGGGTTTCCGGGACCCCCTTGGCCTTGAGGTCCCCCACAAGCTCGAAGATCCCCACGACCAGCGCCCCGGTCATGCGGGCGATGCTGGCGGCGTCCGCGGCATGATCGAAGTGGTCGTGCGTGAGAAGGAGGAAATCCGCTTTCGCGATCCCTTCCGGCCCGCTCGGTGCGGTCGGGTTTCCCTGGAACCAGGGGTCGACGAGGACGGTCTTGCCGGAGGGGTCCTGGATGGAAAAGCCGGAATGTCCGAACCAGCGAATCTTGACGGGTGGCATGTGGAGATCCTCCCTGCTCGTTGGATGATTTTATTTATACCGGGGTTGTCGCCTCCCCTTCAAGGAGGAAATGGCGGCTTTCTCTTTCCGGGTTTCCCGTGGTAAAACGACGATGGAACGAAACCAATGGAAACCTCTTCCCGAATCCGGGTGGTCGTCCCCAACCGCGTGGATCTGGCGGGCGGCACGCTCGACATTTATCCAATGTATCTCCTCGTCCCGGGCTCGATGACCGTCAACGCGGCGATCGGGATCCGGAGCCATGTGGAGGTGGCGCCCGTCCGCGGTCCCGCCCGCCTGTACTCGGAGGATTTTTCGCTCGGGGCGCAAGCCGCCGACACGCACGGTTTTTCGACTGCGGGCAAGCTCGGCCTGATCGCCGACGCGCTCCGGTTCTTTTCTCCCGTGAAGGAGGTCGAGCTCCGCTTCCGGAACGAGGCGCCGCTGGGGTCAGGGCTGGGGGCGTCGTCGTCGCTCCTGGTGGCCACGATGTTGGCGATGGACGCCCTTCTTGGCCGGAGGCGCGGATGGGAGGAGACGGCCCGTGCGGCGATGGAAATCGAGGCGGGGCACCTGCGCTGCCTGACGGGGCGCCAGGACCACGTCGCTGCGCTGCGCGGGGGGATCCAGGGAATCCGATTCCTGCCGGGCGGCATGGAGGCGGACAGGATTGCGCCCGGGAGCGACGCCGGCCGGAAGCTCGCCTCGCACGGGTTTGTC
Above is a genomic segment from Deltaproteobacteria bacterium RBG_16_64_85 containing:
- a CDS encoding phosphoheptose isomerase, which gives rise to MQEAIAKILKEGADLRLQMMETMTGGILEAAQAIAHAFRGGRKVLLFGNGGSAADSQHIAAEFMNRFQIERPPLPAIALTTDTSLLTSISNDYAFDEVFSKQVKALGKKGDIAIGISTSGNSANVLKALRVARKLGMVTIALTAEGGKIASNADIALAVPSRSTPRIQEAHITIGHILCDLTDTLLFRQVGKR
- a CDS encoding thioredoxin, yielding MAGNILELNSGNFKSTVDSGQTPVLVDFWAPWCGPCRVIAPILEEVAKEMEGKVRIAKVNVDDSPDIASQFGVRGIPTLILFKEGQIKGQMVGVNPKSSIVQLIQKNL
- a CDS encoding CoA-binding protein, producing the protein MDAVIDRILSEAKTVAVVGLSDKPERPSHAVARYLQEKGYRVIPVNPFLAEVLREKAYQSLSDIPVRVDLVDVFRKSEAVPPIAEEAIRIGARFFWMQEGVVNFTARDRLERAGIPVVMDLCMKKELAKRGK
- a CDS encoding rod shape-determining protein RodA; its protein translation is MIRRGKMARLDWPILLLALLLCGVGLLNVYSGTRVIGTPGLPLFVKQLVWICLGILAFFSFYLMSDGFIEEIAWPVFWGALAILVVVLVAGKIRGGAQRWISLGAFNFQPSEFAKVAVVLALAKYFADRYHYDGIGFSETVPAIGLVILPFLLVGLQPDLGTAGVFMIILVGMIVVACVKGRVLLFMGGAGALAVPGLWFVMKDYQKQRVLTFLDPERDSLGAGYHVIQSKIAVGSGGFLGKGYLHGTQGSLRFLPEQHTDFAFAVLAEEWGFVGALVLLVLFLCLVYRGFHLASRSQHRFASFACGGITVYFLAHVTINLAMVCGLFPVVGIPLPFVSYGGSSMLTNMMALGIMANLARSRFTFQGGGERSISA